Proteins found in one Pyrus communis chromosome 15, drPyrComm1.1, whole genome shotgun sequence genomic segment:
- the LOC137717861 gene encoding cyclin-D3-1-like: protein MDRKHHHQLVESSEEQNPVFLFDALYCSEEHLVDEQVSPVDYFPEEELVEDSFNSNVSSFNPIKAPILVEQDLFWDNEELISLLSKESEQNELQKPLQISPSLAGARREAVDWMLRVASHYSFSALTAVLAADYFDRFLSSLHLQVEKPWMTQLAAVACISLAAKVEETQVPLLLDFQVEDSKYVFEARTIKRMEIVVLSTLQWKMNPVTPISFIDYITRRLGLKNHLCWEVLKRCELILLSLISDSRFMSFLPSVVATAIMLHVVNNIEPCLLMEYQNQLLGILGIDKDKVDECSKLISELTSSGGNGSGKQSNKRKFGSVPCSPNGVMDVSFSSDSSNDSWAIGSSVSSSPEPLSKKRNPDHNRNADILGIIPR, encoded by the exons ATGGATCGAAAACATCATCATCAACTAGTAGAATCAAGTGAAGAGCAAAACCCAGTTTTCCTTTTTGACGCTCTGTACTGCTCGGAGGAGCATTTGGTGGATGAGCAAGTGAGCCCAGTGGATTATTTCCCAGAAGAGGAATTAGTAGAAGACAGCTTTAACAGCAACGTTTCTTCGTTTAACCCAATAAAAGCTCCAATCTTAGTCGAGCAAGACCTGTTCTGGGATAATGAGGAGCTAATCTCTCTGTTATCCAAAGAATCGGAGCAAAACGAGCTCCAAAAACCCCTCCAAATCAGCCCCTCTCTGGCCGGAGCTCGCAGAGAGGCGGTGGACTGGATGCTGAGAGTCGCTTCCCACTACTCTTTCTCCGCCCTCACGGCGGTGCTCGCGGCGGATTACTTCGACAGGTTCTTGTCGAGCCTCCATCTTCAGGTTGAGAAGCCGTGGATGACCCAGCTCGCTGCCGTGGCTTGTATCTCTCTTGCTGCCAAAGTTGAGGAGACCCAAGTTCCCCTTTTGCTGGATTTCCAA GTGGAGGATAGCAAGTATGTGTTTGAAGCAAGAACAATCAAACGAATGGAGATTGTGGTGCTCTCTACTCTCCAATGGAAGATGAATCCTGTCACTCCGATTTCATTCATCGATTACATCACCCGAAGACTCGGTCTGAAAAATCATCTCTGCTGGGAAGTCCTCAAAAGATGTGAGCTCATCCTTCTGAGTCTAATTTCAG ATTCTAGGTTCATGTCTTTCCTTCCATCTGTAGTTGCCACTGCCATAATGCTGCATGTTGTCAACAACATAGAACCGTGTCTACTTATGGAATACCAAAACCAGCTCCTGGGAATTCTCGGAATCGATAAG GACAAAGTGGATGAATGCTCGAAGCTCATCTCCGAATTAACATCTTCCGGAGGCAATGGCAGTGGCAAACAATCCAACAAGCGTAAGTTTGGTTCAGTTCCATGCAGTCCCAATGGAGTGATGGATGTGTCATTTAGCTCTGATAGCTCGAATGATTCGTGGGCCATTGGATCATCGGTCTCATCCTCGCCGGAGCCTCTGTCGAAGAAGAGGAATCCCGACCACAACCGTAATGCAGATATCCTCGGCATCATCCCTCGCTAG